Below is a window of Armatimonadota bacterium DNA.
GTTCTGGCCAGCCTCGCTCCCGACGACCTGCGCGACCTTGTGGCCGAGCGGGGTCACGTGGAGGTGCGGTGCCACTTCTGCGGAGCCCGCTACCTGTTCGACGAGGACGATGTGGAGGACCTGATCCGGCTCCGGCCCGGCGCCCCGCCCCGGGCCGGAGCCGACCTGCCTGACCGCCGGGCGGCGGAATGAACCGAGCTTCCGCTGGCCGGGAAGACGACTCCGGGCGGCGTCGGCAGGGCGCTCTAGGCTGGCGGGGTGCTCTGCCGTCCCTGGGGAGGCCGGCGGACCCGCCCGGAGGCCAGGCAGGTGGTGCAGACCCGCAGGCGGCGGGGCGTGCCGTCGACCAGCACGCGCACCCGCTGCAGGTTTGGCGCGAATACCCGCCGGGTCCGGTGCTCGGAGTGACTGACCGAGTGGCCGAATGCCGGTCGCTTCCCGCAGATGGCGCACTGCCGGGCCATAGATCCCTCCACCAGGACGCGCCCGGAGGCCGGGCCTCCGGGCCGAGGGGGATTGTACCACGTCCCCCGGGGCAAGGAAACCCCGGGAGGGCGTAGAACACAGCGGCGAATGGTTGCGATGCGCCCGCCTGCCGCCGCGGATCCGCCCTCACCTGCGGTGTCTCCTTCCCGCCTGGATGCGCCGGCCCAATACATCAAGGGTGTCGGCCCCGCCCGCGCCGCCCTGCTGGCCCGACGGGGGCTGCGGACGGTCGAGGACGTCCTGTTCCACCGGCCCCACCGGTACGAGGACCGCAGCCGTCTGGCGCGCATCGCCGACCTCATCCCCGGTCAGCGCCAGACCACCCAGGGGGTGGTGCTGGCGCTGAGTGAGAAGCGGCGCGGTACCTACCAGTTCATGGCCGCCCTCGCCGACGACACGGGGGTGCTGCGGGCCATCTGGTTCGGCCAGCGCCACCTGCGGCGGACGATCCGACGGGGAATGCGTGTGATCGTCTACGGCCGCGTGGAGCGGGCGGGCGGCCTCCAGATGGTGGTGGACGACTTCGAGGTCCTCACCGGCGACGAGGAGGACACGCTGCACACCGGCCGGATCGTGCCCGTGCACCCCGCCACCGAGGGCCTGAGCCCGCGAGCCCTCCGGACCATCGTGGACCGCGCCCTGGCTCAGTATCTGGACGACGTGCCCGAGCTGGTGCCCGAGGAGATCCGCCGGCGCCTCGGACTGCCGGACCGCCGCTGGGCGGTGCGCGCGCTGCACTTTCCCGCCTCCCTGGCCGACGCCGAGGCGGCGCGCCGGCGTCTCGCGTTTGACGAGCTGCTGGTTCTGCAGCTGGGGGTGTTGCTGCGGCGGCGGGCGCGGCGGGGGGCGGATGCGAAAGCGCGCTACGCCGACCCGGGCCTGCTGGACCGCTTTGTGGCCGCCCTCCCGTTTCCCCTCACGGCCGCCCAGCGCCGCGCCATCGAGGAGATCGCCGCCGACCTGCGCCGGCCCGTGCCGATGCACCGGCTGCTGCAGGGGGACGTGGGGTCCGGCAAGACCGTGGTGGCCGCCGCGGCCCTGTGGCTGTGCGCCGCCGGAGGTTTCCAGGGCGCGCTGATGGCTCCCACCGAGATCCTGGCCGAGCAGCACTTCCGGACCCTGCGGAGGCTGCTGGACCCCCTGGGGGTGCGGGTCGTCCTGGTCACCGGCGCCGCCTCGGGCCGGGAGCGGGCCGCCGTGCGCGAGCTGCTGGCCCGCGGAGACGCCCAGGTGGCCGTGGGCACCCACGCCCTCCTGGAGGAGGACGTGGTCTTCGCCCGCCTGGCGCTGGTGGTGGTGGACGAGCAGCACAAGTTCGGCGTGGCCCAGCGGGCGGCGCTGCGGGGCAAGGGGCCGGCGGTGGACGTCCTGGTGATGACCGCCACCCCGATTCCGCGGACCCTGTCCCTGACCGTCTACGGGGACCTGGACGTCTCGATCCTCGACGAACTCCCGCCCGGGCGCGGGGAGGTGCGCACCTACGTGCGCGGGCCGGACAGGCGGGCCCAGGTGTATGCCTGGGTGCGCGACCAGGTCCGGGCCGGCCGCCAGGCCTACGTGGTCTGCCCCCTGATCGAGGAGTCCGACAGCCTGCAGGCCGAGGCGGCGGTGCGCCTGGCCGCCCGGCTGCAGCAGGAGGTGTTCACCGACCGGGTGGTGGGCGTGCTGCACGGCCGGATGCGTCCGGAGGAGAAGGAGGAGGTGATGGACCGGTTCCGCCGGGGCGAGGTGGCGGTGCTGGTCGCCACCCCGGTGATCGAGGTGGGGGTGGACGTGCCCCGGGCCACCATCATGGTCGTGGAGGACGCCGACCGCTTCGGGCTGGCTCAACTGCACCAGTTGCGGGGCCGGGTGGGCCGGGGCGGCGAGAC
It encodes the following:
- the rpmB gene encoding 50S ribosomal protein L28; this encodes MARQCAICGKRPAFGHSVSHSEHRTRRVFAPNLQRVRVLVDGTPRRLRVCTTCLASGRVRRPPQGRQSTPPA
- the recG gene encoding ATP-dependent DNA helicase RecG, whose protein sequence is MRPPAAADPPSPAVSPSRLDAPAQYIKGVGPARAALLARRGLRTVEDVLFHRPHRYEDRSRLARIADLIPGQRQTTQGVVLALSEKRRGTYQFMAALADDTGVLRAIWFGQRHLRRTIRRGMRVIVYGRVERAGGLQMVVDDFEVLTGDEEDTLHTGRIVPVHPATEGLSPRALRTIVDRALAQYLDDVPELVPEEIRRRLGLPDRRWAVRALHFPASLADAEAARRRLAFDELLVLQLGVLLRRRARRGADAKARYADPGLLDRFVAALPFPLTAAQRRAIEEIAADLRRPVPMHRLLQGDVGSGKTVVAAAALWLCAAGGFQGALMAPTEILAEQHFRTLRRLLDPLGVRVVLVTGAASGRERAAVRELLARGDAQVAVGTHALLEEDVVFARLALVVVDEQHKFGVAQRAALRGKGPAVDVLVMTATPIPRTLSLTVYGDLDVSILDELPPGRGEVRTYVRGPDRRAQVYAWVRDQVRAGRQAYVVCPLIEESDSLQAEAAVRLAARLQQEVFTDRVVGVLHGRMRPEEKEEVMDRFRRGEVAVLVATPVIEVGVDVPRATIMVVEDADRFGLAQLHQLRGRVGRGGETSYCILLAGSPSPAAAARLQIMEQTRDGFEIARRDLELRGPGEVLGTRQHGLPDLKMADLLTDEDILEMARAEAQAILQADPDLQAPAHAALAEQVRRMCAAAPAGVE